The genomic region gctgggaggggtgcttcaaggtggcatggcaccaattgatctgctgccctctgcgctccacgtacttgcgcctccttgcaatggaaggttagactgtgtgaTGCCTAATGTGATGTGGGCAGTATTTGGCCAAGGGCGGGCAGTtggggggaacaggcctagcatctttgtgtgtgttcggcagcagcaaggtgaggaggctctggagccctgatatgtcccactctggttggggtgggctgtccgCGAAGAGAGTCCTtgtacaatttgcactaatcaatgctcttctctttttcaggagaagaatgctcataatgcagcaAAGTGGCTGAGGACTGGTGGCGGCCAGGTGCAGTTAACGATTCTCAGCCACTTTGagtaggaggccctggatttggagaggcgccgtGCACCCAGGTCAcccagtgttggtgaggctggggtgccagggcCAGGTATGTATGTCCAGCAGttaggtcaccattgttctcctgacaaccatagcagtgctgaatgttccgTGATTGAACTTTGCAAAaaggcttgaccattgcttatggaaggatgagcgcataatgatccaagggacagggatgcacattgtcattttctccatgttaactgatccaatgtccttgtttttcctttcagcatcaacggagcagggctgggaggaggagcagcagaggccccctctcacatctgagggccctgaagtctcaccagcatcacgccatctctgccaggcaggcaccagcgcagatactagcacctcgatggAAATTAGAACATCTGCTAGTATCCCAGGGTACAGGGGTGAGgccacttcacagtcactggaggagctggcggagacagagagtacccatggtgtcagcagtcagaggactgcaggggaccaggcatatgctgaatcagtgcctgatgatgtgcctctggagtcgtccgcaacgcaacagctgcaggaaatgcggcaggGTGTGCGGGGGCAtctggggagatacatgaggttatgcttggcttggtgtccatggtggaggagtctacgtggatgatcaccgaagcaatgagcctcatatcTGAGCActatgtgtcctccatggagagactggcgactctcgtgaagaggctcctccaggaggctcatcagggcttcctggggatgtgctttgaccagcaagccctcacatcagcattgacctcagctggtcagtgccagtgtgggagatgatctgggcaccaaatttcccagctcggtgcccatccacccacggtgagcagggaggtccgaaccGACCTcgcatcggcgcagcagctgcctgtcgtctctgcgggctcttctcagggcgctccaATGAGGCGGCTGCTCCTCTGCcccctgcccctctgccagtgactgttgcttcCGGTAaagctgcgacgactggggagatgccagctgtggaactggcagctccctcccaggcggagccaacacaggctccatgggccagagaacaactgccaaggtcatcgaggccaacaggacagcagagtcagcaggctgtctcagatgccagtgccagtgagggggcagcaccaaaacgtagcacccggaaacataaacataaagcaccttaggcacagcatgggtttatcactggtgcttttgtgttggcccgagatgaggtctttatgagttggtgtgactttgaacacccttgtcattttgtttcctataGTTTCTTcgcttgtgatattaaattcaaacATGTGACCATAGCTAAGGATGCCTCTTCTGcgggtggatggtttccaaaaatttcatgagtgttttgtgggacattcagctttattaacaaggcccttagtaaATATttctaacctggcagattttgcacttaggtatcaagtatggagcctacagcccaggcttctcctggaggtccatctgtggtgtgcgagctgaaggtttgttggattaaagcctcccgggtgtccctgcctccctggagtatacccgggtcagcatctaccccctcagcatttccctgggcatgctcatcctcggactcactgctggattcatcatgccAGATGCAGCCACTGCGTTGACACCTTCATCGACCACTGCGTCCCCTTTTCCAGTGCACGATTTTGGagggtgcagcatgcaaccactatcaccaacacatgatctggggggtactggagtgtgcccccgagcagtccaggcatcggaagtgcaccttgagaagaccgatggctctctccaccacagcccttgtggatgcgtggctcctattgtagcgctgctcagcttctgttcttggatggcagagaggtgtaatgagccaccttctgaggggatagcccttgtcaaccagcagccaaccatccagccaggctggagcactgaagagccccggcacctgggagtgtctgaggatgtaggcgtcatgggagcgcctgggtaccttgcacagacttgtagaatctgcatcctgtgatcacacactatctgcacgttcatggagtggaagcccatcctgttgacaaaggcactgggctcacctgctggcgccttgatggctacatgtgtacagtctatagcaccctggacgcaggggaagacagcaatggctgcaaagcctctggcttactgtgtctggcttgcctggtcccaacggtagtggatgaaagtcaaagcACACCTGAAcaaagcgtctgtaacctgcttgacacttgtggacagctgattgggagatactgcaaagatcacccaccaacccctggaaggagctggaggcatagaagttgagggcagctgtgacctttaaagccactggcatggggtgtccacagttaggggagatctcagggccaatcatctgacagatatagtggactgtcttccttgagagacagagcctcctttggcactgcacctcagacagattgaggtaactgcttcaccgcctgtataccctggtagcaggatagtgacgtcttctgcggccccttacgccttggactacctcttggccctgcaccccttttgcctgcacctgtcctcccaaaggtggctcccctggaggctgaatgtgcactcctgacctcctcccccttctagccctcccttcctcctcagaggaggtgcctcccgTGGATAGTTCCACTCCCATTCCcagactaagggaaggcttcctgaaacttgcaggcccaaaaaagattctttaccgcagagtgctgacctgaaggttaagagtccacactaagcagctggtatgtgttttgaagtattgcagatcacacaggcaagtttcagtaactttgaaaaaaacgttattgacagagcacactcgcgaccccagtgagccctcttaacccgcccatgaatgaggtttattcaaatgtgtcctacccatcTGCCCGTTGCACCGATGGGCGCCAAAAAATCACCgtcgattggtgcctcaaggggcccattaattaatggcaggcgcacatCAGACATCATTGCCCAACGAAACATCGCTCTGGCGTGCGGTAACgccgggacgctcacccaacatcaccgcacgtcattttacatgcggATGTGCCAACGagaaattctggccatggtaAGAGAGATACTTTCCCTGAATAGATTAGGCCATGAGGTCAACCCACAAAACATTAATGAAAGATGATGTATTCATTAATCTTGAACAAACAAAAGGTTAATCAATAATCCATGGACTTCTGAACCTCCTTGTCCCTCAAATTCTCAGTTCTAGTGTTGCTGTTGACCTGTGGTTACTAACTGAGTAGCACACCAAAAATGTTCATTCTGTTTTTTATGTACAAATTATtcactgtattcactggagtttagaagaatgagaggggttctcattgaaacgtataaaattcagacacagatggacagactagatgcagtgatgatatttcctctggcttgtGGGGGGGTGGCGCGGTCTAGAACaatgggtcacagtctcaggatacagggatagaccatttaggactgaaatgaggagaaacttcttcactcagagggtggtgaatctacggaattctctaccacagaagactgtggaggccaagtcactgaatatatttaagaaggaaatagatagacttatggactctaaaggtgtcaagggatatggggagagcacaggagtaaagcattgagatagagggtcagccatgatcatattgaattgcagagcaggctcaaagggccgaatgacctactcctgctcctattttctgtttctatgtctGTGGCTTGGggcgggaacttgcaggtggtggtgttcccatgcatttgctgcccttgtccttcttgtagcagttgtaggtttggaaggtgcaaatTCCTAATATGGAAGGTGCTCTTTAACATTCATAAATAAATAGGCTAATATTTTGAAGTGTTCTGTTTCATGTTCCAAATTTTAGTATACCTTACATTACAGTTTACTACAAAACAGGGGTGGAACAAGAAACTGTGAGACAAGAATAAGTAACATGGATGCTAACATGAAACCATATGATTTACTGTTTTCATCATAAGCCTAGTTCAAAGATTTTTTCCGAACAACATGGCCTCATCATTCATATTTGCAGTAATTCTTTAAAGGGCTGGGTAAGTCTAGCCAGTCGATGGCCAGTCTATGCATTATGCACCTCTGAACAAGCTGACGGCACAGAGTCTGTAGAGATGGAACTGCAGAAATAAAAAGAATGAAAAGTGACATTGTTAATCACACATCTCCTAGGTGTTTATGCATTTGGGATGTAACTATCAATCAGGACATACATATTTATCTGTGCACCATTGACAtttgatccagagacccagagcatTTGTGAAGGGCCACAAATACAAGCAGTGATTTGATTGGAGGACTGTCACTTGGGTCTATTATGCCGTCATCCCATCAGATCTTTTTTGAAATGTTCTTGTTTTACTCTTCGAGGGTTGTGAGGGAGAATTCAAATCGGAATTCACACACTTCTTGGCCTTATGTATTGCCGTTCCAAAAGCACTTTATTATAATAATGTTTTATCTGTCTAGTTTTGTTGCTCTGGTACACTGTATACAAACAGCCATTTCTCTAGATGGAAACATGATTGTGCAGTCCTGCTGTGAGCCAGTTCAACTCGCCTATTGATTTAATTTACGATGTATCTAAAAATTGACAGTCTGTCTGttgattatttttaaaagaaattgatTGATTAAAAAGTACGGCTGTCGCTATGGAGATAAAAGGAACCTGTTTCCTATTTATATAGCTGACTTGGAGTGGTCAATTAAGTAATTGACTATTTTGTACAAAGATTTTGAACAATCTCAATAGTGTTTAGCTTTAGATTTGCCAGTCTTTTTAATATTttatgggatctgggtgtcgctggcaaggctagcatttttttcccatccctaattgccctcaaattGAGaagtttgctgggccatttcagagaagtaaccacattgctgtgggtctggagtcaaatgtaggccaggccaggtaagaatggcagattttcttccttaaaaaacattagtgaaccagatgggtttttacaacaattgatgatagttgtcatggttaaTAGTACTCACGCTAGCTTCGTACTCCAGATttaaggggtgatggtgaggtggtggtaatgttattgtactagtaatccaaaggccatAGCTAATGATTTGgggatacaggttcaaatcccatcttggcagctggtggaatttaaatttaattaattaatcaaaaaaaaaacctggaatgaaAGTCAGTctttgtaatggtgaccatgaaattatcattgaatgttgtaaaaatccatccggttgaataatgttctttagggaagaaaatctgtcatactcacctggtctggcctgcatgtgaccccAAGCCCatgacaatgtggttgactcttaactaggCCTAGACTAGACTGGGCCTCTGAAAtgtcccagcaagccactcagttcaagaacaattagggatgggcaaaaaatgctggtctttcccacatcccatgaaagaataatttttaaagaaattaataattgagttcaaatcccccctctgcagctgtgacatgaacccatgtccccagagcattaacctgggcctctggattactagtctggtgacattaccacaacgCCACCATCTCTCCCTACTGAATACAAGATATGTGATAAGATGAATGCACTAAGTTTGGTTTGTAAAAAAAGAACTATTACAATTTCAAAAATAGGAGCCCAGTTTTTATTCTAGCGCATACTTAAGAATCATATATGCAAGACACCTTGTGAAAAAGGCATTTAGGAGTATACGTACAATGTTattcattaaataaataaattgaaaGATTACACTAATATAACAAATCCAATCTGGTGATACTTACGACCATAGTCCACTTGTATGATCCTTACAGTCTTAGTGGAAGCAAACACATCCACAACAGCATAAAGAGGCTGGTTTGTGGGGATTCCTCTTGCACAAGGACCCATGTCCTCTCCATTGATGACAATGTGCATTTCCCCCATATTAGCACGAATGATATACAAGACCCCAACCCTGCTTCCTCTGGCAGTCGCAGGAAGAACATTAGTCTTATACAGTTGATCCAAAAGGTGACTGTACCTTCCTGGTCTGCTTCTTCCCACCAGCTTGTCCTTGGGGATCTTACATTTTCCGATTTGCAGATAGGCCTCCATGGAACAGAGTGGCATTGGAGCAGGACTGGACTCCTGATCATCAGTGGAGACCTTATTGTGATTCCTGGTTATTGCAAAAACCCAACTGCTCCCCAGGTTTACCAAATCAGGGAGAGAATACTCGGGAACTGACTCTAGGTTTCTTGGATCGTGTGCTGTCAAACCAATCCTTACATTACCACACCAGCCTAACTCTTTCTCTTCAATTTCTACAAGGAAAATTTTGTCAGGATCCAAAGGTTCTTTGCTGAAACAAACCCCATTGCCGAAGCTCTCAGCTCTTGTTGCCTGAGTCTGAGAATCATCCAGTCTCACGTTGGTTCCATGAATGTGGTGGAAACGTAAATACGGACCTGACATTGCAGCCATTTCTGTGATCCTTACTGCTTCAGCTATTTTTAACCACAGCAGGAATTTGTGTTACGCATCAGTTTGGAGGCTGACAGCTGGTGTGGAGAGGCTGACATAACTGAAGCCTATGTATTAACCCTGCTCTTTAGCAAGGTCTTCCCATTTCAACAGTAAGTATTCCTCTGTATAAATAcaacagatgctgaaaatctgaaatataaacagaaaatgttggaaatactcaggtcaggcagcctctgtggcAGGAGAAAAGCAAAGTTAACCAGCAGAATTTTTCAAGGTTGTTGTAGGCGGGTTCAGTTGTGAGCAGGGTGGGAAAGGCCCAAAAAAGGACTTTGGGTCAGGATCCCAGTGCAACACGCCCCTTTGCAGCTTCCTCCGAGGGAGGCTTGTGAGTTGAGAGggaaatgtgtcagtgagtgtgttgcaagGTGTATGCGTTGTGGGCTagtcatagctgaatagctggcaaTATGTGGAAGCTGAGAAAAGTGTGAAGCTTGCAGCAGTGGTAAGGACATGCGAGGATGGAGCATATGAAAGTTATTCAGGAATGAGGGCTGATTGCTGATGGGTAAGTGATGCGGTTGTGTTTGAGAAGTGTGTGACATTTCAACTTATAGCTGAAATTTGATAGTATGGGCATCCCACCTCCAATGTCTGACTGTATGAATGTGTTAGAAGTTTCCCTTTCCCAAGATGAAATACTAAAGGCATTAAATCCATGCAAAGTAATAAGGCACCAGGGCCCGATGGAATTCCAATAGAGTTTTATAAAAAATTCTTATCACAACTTCCTCCATTATTATTGTCTGTTTTCAGAATGCTTTCTCTCTAAAATGCTCCCTCTTATGCTGAGTGAGGCACTTTTGTCTATTCTTTTAAAGAGGGATAAGGATCCTCTGCATTGCAGTCCATACCGACCTATTTCCCTTTTAAATGCGGATGACGAGATACTAGCTAAAGCTCACCATCTCGAACCTGTCCTTCCATCTATTATCTCTTCTGATCAGACAGGTTTTATACAGGGCAGGCAATCCTTCTCTAATTTAAGGCATCTTTTCAATATTATTCATACGTATTCAGTTACTCCTGTCCCTGAGGTTCTTATAACTATGGATGAAGAATAGGCTTTTGATAGAGTGCAAAGGGACTACCTTTTCTTCACTTCAAAAATTTGGATTTGGACTCATTTTTATAAAATTTATAAACCTATTGTATTCCTCACTAGTTACTTCAATATGTACAAATAATATCCAATCTAAACTCTTTGACCTCCATCGAGGTACCTGACAGGGCTGTGCCCTTTCCCCACTACTTTTCACAGACCTATGGAGATATACAGGATGTTATATAGGGTAGAGTCGAGCAGAAACTCTCCCTATATGCTGATGACCTGCTTCTTTACATCTCTGATCCGGCCCCATCTCTCCCACATATTTTCTCTATTCTGGTGCGATGTGGTCATATTTcaggttttaaaattaatttacccACAGTGAAATTTTCCTATTAACTTTATTGCACACAGTTTCCTTCttttttccctccccttccccctctctctcagaactaTGATCTGCCCCACACATAGTTCTTTCACTATTTACAAATCAGAGAATTTGcgctcaaaaaaaaaatcacccagtTTCCTCTATTGCCCCCTAAATCACCAAGATATTGCATTAGATCTAAATCCTTTTGTTAGGGGATTCATTTCCAATTTGTATTCTCTAATTTTTTCACTGCCCTACACTTTCTATCTTAAAAACTCTTTGGGAGCAACATTTTGACTCAGACTTATCGGAAGATAACCGGAAGCTATTCTCTCTCGTGTACATTCCTCATCTGTATTTGTAAGACTTGGGTTGTTGCAATTTAAATTCTTACATCGTATCCATCTACCCTAAGTGAAATTATCTAATATTTATCCAGTTTGATTCAACCTGTGATAAATGCCATACTACCCCAGCCTCTCTAATTCATATGTACAGGTCGTGTCCTAAACTGGCTTTATTATGGACAAAATGTTTTAGATCACTCTCACATATTTTCAGTAGCAACACTGAACCTTCTCCTATGACAGCACTCTTTGGAGTGGAACCAAATGGCATCCCTCTTACAAAAATTGCACTTGTATTTTCAACATCATTGGCTAGACGTATTATTCTATTAAATTAGAAACAGTCTGCCTTGCCTTCTTTTACTATTTGGATACATTATCTTATGCAAAATCTTAAACTTGAGAAAATAAAGTACATGATAAGAGGCTCCACAGATGGATTTTATGCAGTTTGGCAACCTTTCTTAGATTGCTTTGAGGAACTACAGCTCCCAACTTTCATATAACTGACTCTAATTAGATTGTACGTATTATATCAGGTGAATTGTTGTTGATTTTCTTAATTTTCATTTTTTGTGGGGTTATGGAGggtttttttctctttctgttttctTCTCCATCCTCTCACTtcactttttctttctctttctcttctgaACGTAGGTGCATTGAATTATTGCTGTCCTATAAGCCTTTTTTAGTacgaaaaataatttaaaaagaagTGTGTGACTttggtggtgcagtgggtaagAGATGGCATTTGGAAGATTCATGGAGATTGGATGGGAAAGTGGAATGGAGGCTGATGATTAACCTTGATCttgttaaatggcggagcagggtagagccaaatggcctacgcctgcacctatttcttatgctcttatgatcCGGCAGGGAACCCTCATGTCTCTAGCAGGAAGCCAATTGTGGAAGTTTAGCAGGCAATTAGGAGCCTTTGTAATCATAGACTTTTTCCCCCAAAATATACTTTgttcataaaatttataaaagtacATACAGTTCAAAGTTGATGTTGCATAAGGTGCAACACCAAATCAGTTTCTTACAATGCTGTATGTTATTCGTTACGTTTACCAATATACATTACATGTCAAACATACAGTTTGAGGGGTTTATTCCAGTTTCCAGCCCGTTGGTATACCACAGTTGAAAAGCCTTAGATTgtggcctttccccattgcgcctctgCGATGGCTGTTCCAAGCATTAGTACGTCCTTCAGCATGTAATTCTCATCTTTGGAACATGCCTGTCTGCAATATTTGTTCATGGACAACTCTCTGCCCTGGAAAACCTGCAAGTTCCAGGCAGAATCACCACATTAATGgttctccagctgcagttgatgtttgtctctctgtgcgtctcttgAGAACAGCCCGTAGAACACAGAGTATTGCATCACAAAGCTGCTCAGCATGCACTTTGACAAAAATCACCATCTCTTTCCAGTACAAGGTGGATAGCGGCCTCTTCCCTACCACAGGCAGCTACCTCCAGGGCAacgtgtggagggggtgagactctGGGCATGTAGGGAAGATCTCACGGTGAgtttttctcaccaccagccaatcttggtgcttgtttgaaagttctggtggtgaggcattctgccaaactactttgacagtctgctcagagAACCATCCGACaacatccaccatctcctttttccACAGGACTTCAAGGATGTtctgtgctgaccactgcctggaggacttgtggtcaaagcagGGGTGGATTTGCGATGAAACACACTACGCCATGGCATGGACCCCCAAATGACAGGCTGGCCCCAAAATGATGAGTGATTGTTGAACTGTTGGAAGTGCCGTCTTTCAGCTGGGTCATTAAACTGTCTGCTTAGCTGTATCCAAAAAAAATCATCTGACAGTTTACCCCCTCTCAAGACACTAAAACAAATCATTACGGGGAGTCAAGGCAGAACTTGGGCAGAGTCTGCCAAGTCTTTGCAAGAGCATCTACAGCAAGCCGAGGAGGAGCTTCAGGAATTGCGGGTTAAAATTAGCCATGGGGAGTGTGGCAACTCCAGCCTCATGGCTGAGGGGAAAAACCTGCGGAAGTGGGTACTGGAGATTGAGGATAAGGATGAGGAGGTAACCAAGGAAGAAAATAAAACATAAGTTAAGTCACAGCttgagtactgtgcgcagttctggtcgctgCACTatagggtgtgattgcactggagagggtgcagaggagattcaccaggatgttgcctggtctggagattttcagctatgaagagagactggataggctagggttgttttcctttgagTAGGGGGAGGCTGAGAGGGGTCCTGagagaggtatacaaaattatgaggggcaaagataaggtagataggaagaaacttttccccttagcggaggtgtcaataaccaggggtccTAGGTTTAAGGAAAGGgggaggaggtttagaggggatttgaggaaaaaaaatttcacccagaggatggttggactCTAGAACACTGCCTGATGGGGTTGGTATAGGCACGaactctcacaacatttaagaggtatttagatgagcatttgaaacaccatagcatacagggctataggccaagtgctggaaaatgggatgagaatagataggtgcttgatggccggtaTGGACACAGTCAGCTGAAGGacccgtttctgtgctgtaaaacacTACAggtagaattttcccattggcatgtaGGGGTGGGACCCACACGCTGACGTGTAAGATGACGttcgcccgacgtcactgcgtgccattgtgatatttcgctgggcaggcATGCATTGATCTCCGATACATGCCGGCCATTAATTAATGGactacttaaggcccttgaggtgccaattgatggcgatttttcaGTGCCCATGCGATCTTCAAGTTGTCGcacgggtgcaacaggcaggcaggtaggataCATTTggataaacctcatccacaaacgggataagagggctcacagaggtcgcgagtgtgctctgtcaaattttgatttttcaaagttattgatacTTGCcagtgtgatctgcagtacttcaaaacgcataccagctccTTGGACTGGAcacacagccttcaggtcagcacttggCAGcgggacaccccatgccagtggctctgaatatcacagctgccctcaacttctacgcctcaggctccttccagggatcgaTGGGTGTTCTTTGCggtgcctcccaatcagctgtccacacttgtgtcaagcaggctacagacactctgttctggcgtgcattgaccttcatgcactactgttgggaccaggcaagccagacacagtgagccagaggctttgtggccattgctggcttcccccgtgtccagggtgcaatagaatgtacacatgtggccatcaaggcacaa from Carcharodon carcharias isolate sCarCar2 chromosome 14, sCarCar2.pri, whole genome shotgun sequence harbors:
- the neurl2 gene encoding neuralized-like protein 2 — protein: MAAMSGPYLRFHHIHGTNVRLDDSQTQATRAESFGNGVCFSKEPLDPDKIFLVEIEEKELGWCGNVRIGLTAHDPRNLESVPEYSLPDLVNLGSSWVFAITRNHNKVSTDDQESSPAPMPLCSMEAYLQIGKCKIPKDKLVGRSRPGRYSHLLDQLYKTNVLPATARGSRVGVLYIIRANMGEMHIVINGEDMGPCARGIPTNQPLYAVVDVFASTKTVRIIQVDYGLPSLQTLCRQLVQRCIMHRLAIDWLDLPSPLKNYCKYE